The segment GGCAATGGCAGTGGCATACAGTACATGGCGGGGTCGGTGAGCGCTGAAGAGACAAGATGGTTCAAATGTCCAGCCTCAAGTCTCTATGTGTCGAGTCTGGCCTAGTGCTTGGCGGTGgcgcctgtgcctgtgctgCCGGTGCCAGCGGTGCCAGCGGTAGCCGGGACTGGCGGATCAACGGCCAGCGCACCGTCGACGGTTCCAGGTGTCTGTCGGCAATGCATTGATAGCTGCTAGCCTTAACTGGTCCATGTCAATACTAGTACCAGTACTGCAGCAGATGGGCAGCACTGAGGCACTGAAATACCAGACTGCCTGGCTTGTCCGCCGCGGTTCGCCTGCGACGACCAAGACCACAgtccaccagaccagacataGAAGGTCAAGAGGTCTAGATGTCTGATGTCTGGACGTGCGTCCAGGCTAATAGCGCTCGATACCCCACTGTGGATCGAATGCCATGCTTTGGGTTCGAGACCCCACCATGGAGCACGCACCCTTCAACTTGAGAATGTTGGCCTAACCCTTGACGGCAGCTAACCGGGCCAGGACGTCTTGATGTTTCTCCTTTTCGGCCAGACCATCCGTCAAACGTCAAGTCGTTTTCAACATCACAACGGCGGCGGGAGTCGAGAGGTGCGCTCACAGCGTTCTGCTAATCTCTTTGTTTGCGTAGCTTTTGTTTCCTCCAACTTGGACTCCTTGCCTCCTCGCCTTACGTTTGCCCTTTAcccttacttttttttttccttcttccttttATCTTCTCGCCATGGTCCTTGAATAACTTCCATTATTTCTCCCATGCGACTGCTCTTCACCTTGGTTTCCGTCATTCTACCTCGTTTCTCTCGCAAGATATCCAACCTCCAACTTGGCTTGCAACAGGGCCCTTGAAATTGCTTCGTACCATACAATACCATAACGTATAATCTtccctcgccatggccagtgCTTTAAGTAAGCGCCAGCAAGCGCGCAATGAGAAGGCTCTCCAAGACCTTGTCCACCATGTCCCGGGCAACAATTTATGCGCAGACTGTCACGCGAGGAACCCAGGTTTGTTCAAGCTCCTCCGTGTATTTGAATTGGTCAGCCTACCTACTGACGCAAACCGCCCTTACAGCTTGGGCATCATGGAGTGTATGAAAGAAATATCCCCACCCACCGGCGCTCGAATCTCCTTCGATACTGATCAGTTCGTAGTTGGGCGTTTTCCTATGTATGCGCTGTGCTGCGATACACCGAAAGCTAGGGACTCATATCTCCAAAGTCAAGTCGCTGAGTATGGACAGCTGGTCCAACGAGCAGGTTGATGTACGCTACGACAGCTCTACACCATGAGATCTGGCCGCTTTGGAATGACTGACAAGAGTGTTCTAGAACATGCGCAAAGTTGGCAACGTTACTTCGAACCAGATTTACAACCCCGAGGGTCGAAAAGCACCGGTACCGATTGACGCGGACGAGGCGGACTCGGCCATGGAGCGTTTTATTCGCCAGAAGTACATTCATAATGTCGCCGTCAAGTCCGGCACGCCGCGAAGCCGAGGATCCGACGAAGGTACACccccgccgctgccgcccaagAACTCGACAAAATTCGGATTCAGATCAGCTTCGTCTATTTTCCCCCTAACGTCTCGCGCAAAGAAGGAGCAGCGAGTGCTAGGCGGTTCGAATGGCAGCGCAGTGCCGTCCCCGACATTGCCGAATAAACCTTCTAGGCTTTTCGGGGCCACCGTCGATTATGCTGCACCGGATGAAACCGACAAGAAACTGACAAGACTTTATGAAATGGGGTTTCAGGATCCTCAGCGTAATGCCATCGTTCTTAAAGGTGTCAACGGCAATCTGGACCAGGCGGTTGAGGCTTTGGTCCGACTAGGAGAAGGCAGAAATCCATCCCCAGCACTTATGCCAGCGTCTCGAGAACCTACATTGCGTGCCACAAAGTCCATGACTCCATTGAATTCGAACTCAGGCTCAGCTGGGGTCGGGCTGAGCTTAAGCGTTCCGCAGAAACCGATGCTCGATAGACCAACGTCGTCATCCACCACGTCTACGAATCCCTTTGATATGATGCCGCCTGCACAACCTCAAACCGCCCAGTCTACAGGCACGCTGCATAATAAGAACCCATATAATGGCACGAACAATCCTTTCGGAGCTCCTTCGCAGCAAGTCGATCTCAGCCAGGCGCTCCAGGGTCTGCATGTGTCAACGTCCGCATCTCATCCGACATTCTTTCCTCAGTCTAATGGGGTACATCAATTACAAATgtcacagcagcagcaactgtATCAGCAGTACATGTCGCCGTCTGCTCCCGCTAGCCCTCAAAGTTATCAACCCATGACCTTCCAGAGCAGCATGACATATCCGCAGCCGATTTCTTCACTCCAGCAACCCATGCAGACGGGCTACAACCCGTTCTTCTCCCAACCGTCGAGTCCAGCTCCACCGCCGCAAAATTTGACCGTGAAAACGGCACAAGGAGGGTTTGCCAATAATCCGTTCTTACGATCCCCTTCGAGAATAGCATCACCGCCTCTTATACAGATACCGGAACAGGCCCAATCCAACTTTGCCGAGTCGCCGTTCCTGAGTACATCACCCCAACCGCTTCCGACACCATCGAATCCTTTCTTTACCAACATGCatcagccgcagccgcaagTACAGCAATTTGTGCAACAATCATATGCTGTTCAGCAACCCCAACAGCCGTACTACCAGAAACCCCGACATGACAAGGCTTCGATAATGGCGCTATTTAATCAACCTGGACAATACACCCCCAAGCCTGCAGCCACAGAGCCAAGTATGAATACAACAACCCCAAGTATACCAGAAAATCAGGCTATCTACACTCAGTCTACCCAGCCACTGCCCACGGCAAACCAGCAACCACACAGTACGTCACAGCCAATAACTGGGAATACGAATCCATATATGAACCAAACTACGACCCAATCGGATCCTTTCGCATCAAATAAGCATATTAGCAGAGAGAGTATgaaccttggccttgatatGGCTTGGACCAATGGAAGACACAGCCCAGATGCATTTGCGAGTCTGAGCGCAAGGCATGTATAATGCTAATGAGAGGGGATGAAACGGAACTGTCAAAGTTGAACAAGATGCATATTCGGTGTAAGTGGTAGCAGAATCTGTATGATGTGGATATTCATGTTGTGTTAGGAGGAGAGTTAGACAGTATGGCGTTGAGAGTGACAATGCCGATCGATGCGTAAGCCGACAAATTGCAGATGGTCACCAAGCTCAGAGTTGCTACACAGCTTGGTGACGCATACCATGCCGTTTGCCGCAGTTGATGGGGTGTCCCTCAGAGAGCAGATGCAAACGAAAATTCAGATGTAAGTATTTTGGATTGGTTAATAATACCCGTGCAGCCTGTGATCTCCTCTTCGAGTGCAAGTTACCTGTCAGCGACTAAGTGGGCGAGCCCACCTAGCCGCCAACGAGCGCGTAGTttcatgtactccgtaactcTCTTTCAGACGATGCGGAGTATTGGGCTCGACCATTGATTGGGAGACGTGTAACTGTTAAGTAGCACTACTTCATGCCCAGCCTTGTGCTCCTGCAAAATTAGTCACATCAATTTGCATTCACGCAATTGGCGACGCAATGACGAACTTGTCTAGTCGCCGAGACGCCTTGCTCGACGGCTACGTCGGGCTTGGCGGGCAGGCCTCAGGCTGGACATGAAGGTATGCACGTGGTCGCAGACAGTGCCTTTGACGCGAGGCTGACTGTACAGACGAAGCAATTGTCAAGCCATTCGCTGGTCTGCAGCTAGCTGGAAGTGCTGCGTCTTTGTTCTCGGCACGGTACGAAAACGCCATTGCAGACAGTGCTGCAGAGTTTCCCACGCTGCGCCGCTCTCCGTCTAATCCGGCCGGATGGTGCATGGCGTTTCACAGCTGGCTCTGGTGGTCCGCCACGAAATGACTGGACATCGAAGGATCCAGTCGGGGTGTCTCAGGTGACTTGTCACCGCTCTCCCCCCGACACCAGCAGTTctgctttttcttctcccaatCCACACACGTTGCACCGCACAAATCCATCTCAACCTCGCTTTTCCACGCAGCCGACTTTCGCAGCACACCTTCCGATCTTCTATCGATTGCATCTTTGTCTCACCGACTAATTCTACGAGATTCTCTTCGATTCAAATCATCAATCTAGCACCCACATTACTGCACCGTCCAGTCGCCACTTCAAGTCACTCCGCCGACGTCGCCAGCCAACTTGCCTGCGACGACCTCTCATCGAACCCATCGAATCCTCTCAAGACAGTAATCGTGGAACAACGATAACAATGGCGCTTTTAAGTAACCAGAATTTGAATTGTAGTAGTAATTACGGCGAGGACGTCGTTGCCCGAGTCAACGTCCTTGCCTCCTGCTACATTGTCGACTCAGCTGCCCAGCTCAAGGGCATCCACTACTGCACTACCGGGGCTGCAGGTATGTTCTCCAAGACTTCCTCTGACTTGACAATAATGCTATATCCCATGTGGTTCGGTTATCTGTGACTACCTtcaaatcatcatcattcttcttctttataTCTTGTCGCCGGGTTGTTTTACTGACTAATCTAAAGGGGCGGAGTGGTATTCCTGAGGTCCCTACCTCAGGACTACCTTCTCCTCCAACAAGCCCCCCCCTCGCCGCGCTGACTTCGTCTAACGAGCTCGCTCTTCTTCCGAAGAACAAGAAGCGCGACAATTCGGGCCACCGTCGCCCGGAGCGACGAGGGGGGGCAGCACTCACGATCAGGGAAGAATGTGAGAGATTCTTTTGTGAGCCCATGAAGACAGCATTCCACGGTGAGAGGAACCTGTCGATGAATGGCTCCGGCCTGTCAGGTGCTTATTTACAAACGCCGCCACCAGAGAGCCGGTTATCCGACGCCTTCCGGCAGAGCATGGACATCAAGTCTCAGGGATTTGAAGTCGATGCCTGGATGGAAGTTTGGGATTACGCTGGTGGTGCGAGCTTTCGGGCCTTTGTGGCAAATAACGGACAGGAGAAATCCTTGTTTGTCTTTTTTGACATTGAAGGTGCCATGGGACGAGATCTCAAGAAAGCGTGAGTTACCCTTTCTCTTGTTAGATATTTTGCGATGACTGAACCTGATTCTGACGATTTGTCCTAATAGTCTTATGGCTCTTATCGAACTTGCTGATGGCCCTTTGGAATGTGCACACATCGTGACTTGCATTGATCGCCGCATACCCTTTGAGGAAGCACACGAATTGACCAAGAGCCTTCAGTGGGTTGGATTCGAAATGACCACTCTAGACCACTGGGCAAATCACCTCGATGTAACGAGCAAACGGTGGGTATTCATGGGCATGGAACTCTAGGAGTGATTGTGTATCCCTCGTCTCCTGGACCCAGAGTTTGGCCACATTATAGTCTCCTGTTTCGAACCCGGACTTGAGTTGTCAAACTCGTTTGCCCTCTCTCCAACTTCGTCTCGTAGCCATTTTGCCGCgttttctttgttttgcagcttggccatgaGCGGTAAAATGCTTTCCGGCGTTGGGCAGATGGAAATGTTAGCCTGGCGCAGTGTCTACCTTAtgtttttctttcttgttcCTTTCGTGTCCTATTAATTTGTCTACCCTCGGTCTGGAATGTATCTTTCCGGTGGCGTTACAGCATTTAAGAGTGGTTTGATTTGATTGTATCAATTACCTACCGGAGAAGCAGGTCGCAGCATCATGGACACACGAATTGAAACTTTTTAGCCTTGAGGAGTTGGTGGAAATTGAATAAAATGATCTTTTGATCCCCAAAACATGGGCCAAGTGCTAAATGAACACACCAGCTGTGAAGTATGCCGCCTTATTCATCTATATCATGACAGGTCTTGTTCAAATTGCCTCACTACGAGGCCCTTGTCCTTTAAGTAATCCTTCACCTGCTTGACTGTATACTCGGCGCGGTGGAAcatgccggcgccgagggcggcaTCCGTCGTAGTCTTGCTAAAGACCTCTTCAAAGTGGCCCGGGTTGCCAGCACCGCTGGAGGCAATGACGGGAATCTTGACGGCATTCTTGACCTGGGTGATGAGCTCGAGATCAAAGCCGGTATTTGAgccgtccttgtcgatgCAGTTCAGCAGCAATTCTCCAGCGCCCATGGCCTCGACCGCCTGCGCCAGCTCGACGACGTCCATGTCCCGCGTTTCCCTGCCGCCCTTGATGGTGCAGGCGTACCAGCAGTACGGCTCGCCCCTGGGGCCGGGGAACTTGGTCTCGATGATGTTGTGGCGGGTGGCGTCGAGCTTGGGCACGTAGACGCGCTTGGGGTCCACGCtcacgacgacggcctggtTGCCGTACGCGCGGGAAATCTGCTCAATGGCCGTGTTGCCGAAGAGCTTGCGGCCGAGGGAGTAGTActcctcggcggcgatgacggcgtcgCTCCCGATGGAGACCTTGTCCGCGCCCGACTTGAAGTACATTGTTGCGATTTCGAGCGCGGAGACCTTTGTGCCGTCCGTGTCGACGGTATCGcggatgccgccgccaatggtGAGCGGCACGAAGACGGTCTGCGATGTCTGGCGCAGGACCTCCAGCATGGGGAGGTCGGCGATGGGGCAGTCGCGGAAGGACGTGATGTTGAGGAAGGTGActtcgtcggcgccgtcgtggtagtacttcttggccatttcgACGGGCTTGCCGAGGTTGCGGACGTCGCGGGCGTCGTTCTTTTCGCGGACGTCGTACTGGTCGCCCTTTgtgacgacgaggtcgccCTGGTCGTTGGTGCGGACGTCGAGGCAGGCTATGACGCGGCGGGTGAggccgtccttggcctcagAAGAGACTGGATCGACCGGCAAGGATGGCGAACCCAGGGTTTCGGCGCCCTGGCCGTTGAGGAATGCGCGGAGGGTTCGCAGGCCTGCGACGCCCGACTTTTCCGGGTGGAACTGTGTTGCGTAGATGTTgcccttggccacggcgccgacaaAGGTTTCCGTGCCGTAGGTGCCTGTCGCGACGGTCcatccttggccttccaGCTGGCCCTTGACGTAGGGGAAGCGGTATGTGTGGACGTAGTAGTATTTCGAGTCTCGGCGCAAGTCGTACATGGACTGGCcggcggtgctggcgctgTTCCAGCCAATGTGCGGAACTGACTTGATCGAGTCGTCGAAGCGGCCCAGGGATCCCTTCACCACACCGAGCCCGGGTACGTCGGGGTCCTCGACGGACCCTTCGAATAGGGCTTGCAGGCCGACACACACGCCCATGAAGGGTTTGCCCTCGTCAATATGTTTCTGGATGGCGGGCAGGTAGCCTGCCTGGGAGAGTTGGGAGAGACAGTGGCCAAAGTGGCCTACTCCAGGAAGAATGAGTTTCTAGATATCTTGGTCAGTAATTTCGAATCATTCATTTCGCCCTCCCCCGCGAAAAACAagtctcttctctctctttctctctctctcctttttCTGGGTTTTCCTATCCGCATTGGGGGAGGTGATGTGATGCATACCTCTGCTCGGGACACATCTTCTGGCGACCGGATCCAATCGACCTCATAACCCAGCTTCTCTACGGCGTTGACCAGACTGCGAATGTTGCCGGCGACATAGTCCAACAAGTGAACCTTGGGCATTGTGAGCCCCCCTATGAGAAATCGCGAAGATGCGATCTGATGCGACAAAGAGGAGGTGGGGGGTGAGGATGCGGTTGGAGGTCAAGGGACGATACGAAGGTTTCTCAGTGATTGGAGTCACTGATCCTAGCTGAGGGCAAATTATGGATGGTCGGATTTTTGAGCTGGCTACGAGGCAAGTAGGCGCATAACAAGAAGGTGACTCAATCTCGAATGCCGACAAAGGCGCATATGACACGGAAGTGCCATGGAAATTCGGTTGCGATGGCGGGGCATTTGAGCCCCACGTGGTTTTATCGATAGAGAAGAGTGAGTGTTGGGCGTCTAAccctggctggctggctggatCCTTGCCACCTGGCCAAAAACAGTATAGTTCAAAAGCAGATTGACAGAACCGACAACGCCTCACCAGAGTCACCACTTGCCACTCACTTACATTGAAACCAAGCAAACAAATATCATTATATTATGTGTATTTTATCCAGGCTTTCACGGCTAACAAATCACATGCTCGTCTCTTGTAACCCAAAGAAAGAGTAGGGTGTGAAGAGTGCAAAATTGTACAAATCGGGATTGGGCGTCCGGTTTTTGCCCCGATAGTCGCCCTATTTTTTCTAACCCACTCACTTACTGAAGCCGTCTCATCACTATACATGGCAATGGAGAGACCAAAGAGCGTGTTTACCCCGGATGAACCCGGGGCTTTGCCTCTCGACCAGGTCCTCGCGCAGGTAATTAACGACGACCAGGAAGAATGGGAGTACGAGTACTCCGCCACAGAGACAGAGGTAGGtccatctctctctctctctgcctTCTTTGCATCATCGCTCACAAATTTTCACAACAGACATTCTACCTCACAGTAGAACTCTCGTATCCTGAGTTCAAAGAGCGCGCAGCTAGAATCCCTCAGCACAGTCGCGGCGGATACTACAGGAACTGGGCGGAACAGGACGCGCCGCGCGAAACTCCCAAACCGCCGCCGCAAGAGGCCAGACCAGCCGCCGGCGACAACAGCGACAACGAGGAAATCACCGCAGAGCAAGACTACGAGGATGACGGCACGCCGCTGGACCCGGCCCTCCTAGCCATGAGCAACGGCAAGGGTAAGGACAAGGCAACAACGCCTCTGCCCGCAGACAcgccaaaacaccaagaaGGAGCCCAGCccgcccaagcccaagaggAACCCCTGGTGACGGAAGACATCCAAGTCCTGGACCTCCACACGCCCAGCCCCCTCTTCTCCTACAGAGGCCGCCTCTTCCAAGGCCACTGGGCAGAGGTCATTGGCACCGAGGTCATCCTCGCCGGCACGCCGCCCTCCGACGACTCGGCCGCGCTCCCCTCGCTCCGCACGCTGCCGGGTGACATCTCCCTCCTGGCAGCCAGTTCCTCCCGCATCATGACGAGCGAAAAGATGCCCCGCCCCAAAATACCCGCTGTGGACAAGCTCGCTCCCATCAAGGAAGAATGGAACATCCGGATCCCTCGGGCCAAAGACAAGACGGGCGAGCGCGCAGAACAAGTCAACTTCCTCGAGAACCTGATGGCGTTCAAGATTAAAAAGGGCAACAAGGACCAAGTCACCGTCTACGCCACCGACGGCAAAGGGAAAGATTGGGACGACAAAAAGTCTGTGTCTTACAGACCGAGACGGAAAAAGATTGGCGAGGAGCACGATGCCGAGAAGCCAAAGAAACAAGTGGGCAGGCGGCCGAGGGGCAGACCGAGTCTGGCAACGAGACTGGAAGGGTACCCCGTGGGGTTCGGGGAGGGTGCGACAAGGCATATCGAACTGTCGAccatgacgccgacgagaTGGGATGACCTGGATAGGGAGGATGCTGACGAGGAGGGCAGTGAAGACGGTGAGGATGTTACTATGACGGGGTGATGTGTACCTCCACGCTGGCACCAGACGCAATTGGAATCCGTCTCGGTGTCTTGGGATCTAATATTTCCGCGAGATTTATCCCATGTCATCAATTTTCAAGTACAAGGAGGCTGTGGAGAATAtctggagctgctgctgcgggaaACTGAACACGAGCCAAGAATCAAATTCAACTCTATGAACGCCTAGCTATGCCCTTTATTGCATGTTCGCCAAAGAAAACTTGGGCCGCGAGTCGAGCCCATGGCGGGTCCGAAATGCCAGGCACGCGGTACCGCATCACCAACTACGAGGACATCTCCGCACTCAGTACAGCCGACTGGTCTCGGGGATTAGAATCGGGGAATGGCGGCCTGGTAAGCAGCTTCAAGATCGGCCAAGCCCGGCCTACTGCCCGCCTTGGTGACGGGCCGATACGGTTTCACATCAGC is part of the Metarhizium brunneum chromosome 4, complete sequence genome and harbors:
- the ucp3 gene encoding UBA domain-containing protein 3; this encodes MASALSKRQQARNEKALQDLVHHVPGNNLCADCHARNPAWASWSLGVFLCMRCAAIHRKLGTHISKVKSLSMDSWSNEQVDNMRKVGNVTSNQIYNPEGRKAPVPIDADEADSAMERFIRQKYIHNVAVKSGTPRSRGSDEGTPPPLPPKNSTKFGFRSASSIFPLTSRAKKEQRVLGGSNGSAVPSPTLPNKPSRLFGATVDYAAPDETDKKLTRLYEMGFQDPQRNAIVLKGVNGNLDQAVEALVRLGEGRNPSPALMPASREPTLRATKSMTPLNSNSGSAGVGLSLSVPQKPMLDRPTSSSTTSTNPFDMMPPAQPQTAQSTGTLHNKNPYNGTNNPFGAPSQQVDLSQALQGLHVSTSASHPTFFPQSNGVHQLQMSQQQQLYQQYMSPSAPASPQSYQPMTFQSSMTYPQPISSLQQPMQTGYNPFFSQPSSPAPPPQNLTVKTAQGGFANNPFLRSPSRIASPPLIQIPEQAQSNFAESPFLSTSPQPLPTPSNPFFTNMHQPQPQVQQFVQQSYAVQQPQQPYYQKPRHDKASIMALFNQPGQYTPKPAATEPIYPATAHGKPATTQYVTANNWEYESIYEPNYDPIGSFRIK
- the hisHF gene encoding Imidazole glycerol phosphate synthase hisHF, with the protein product MPKVHLLDYVAGNIRSLVNAVEKLGYEVDWIRSPEDVSRAEKLILPGVGHFGHCLSQLSQAGYLPAIQKHIDEGKPFMGVCVGLQALFEGSVEDPDVPGLGVVKGSLGRFDDSIKSVPHIGWNSASTAGQSMYDLRRDSKYYYVHTYRFPYVKGQLEGQGWTVATGTYGTETFVGAVAKGNIYATQFHPEKSGVAGLRTLRAFLNGQGAETLGSPSLPVDPVSSEAKDGLTRRVIACLDVRTNDQGDLVVTKGDQYDVREKNDARDVRNLGKPVEMAKKYYHDGADEVTFLNITSFRDCPIADLPMLEVLRQTSQTVFVPLTIGGGIRDTVDTDGTKVSALEIATMYFKSGADKVSIGSDAVIAAEEYYSLGRKLFGNTAIEQISRAYGNQAVVVSVDPKRVYVPKLDATRHNIIETKFPGPRGEPYCWYACTIKGGRETRDMDVVELAQAVEAMGAGELLLNCIDKDGSNTGFDLELITQVKNAVKIPVIASSGAGNPGHFEEVFSKTTTDAALGAGMFHRAEYTVKQVKDYLKDKGLVVRQFEQDLS